In the genome of Capra hircus breed San Clemente chromosome 5, ASM170441v1, whole genome shotgun sequence, one region contains:
- the TEX33 gene encoding testis-expressed sequence 33 protein has translation MELGHRPGTTTLTRAHPNNKKEGQQDTDPWRAAHSPLDTSKLKYQAPVSPKPSLYRGDSPRSSSLRRASLEEIPPPPPSAVSRGSPWRDSDPESLKKGSFRPSSRESRASLREGAQPCQVLKEDPDSGAQGQSGSSIPNNIRHKFGSNVVDQLVSEEQARKAIGEALEGQKRASSWPSRIQSPTEITSIFSDYYDLGYNMRSNLFQGAPQETKSLMKASYTPEVIERSVRDLEHWHGRKTDDLGRWHQKNAMNMNLQKALDEKEKSKNKNSK, from the exons ATGGAGCTGGGCCACCGACCAG GTACAACCACTCTGACCAGGGCCCATCCGAACAACAAGAAGGAAGGCCAGCAGGACACGGACCCCTGGAGAGCTGCCCACAGCCCTTTGGATACCTCCAAGCTCAAGTACCAGGCCCCAGTCTCCCCGAAGCCATCCCTGTACCGAGGAGACAGCCCCCGAAGCAGCTCCCTACGACGGGCCTCCCTGGAGGAGATACCGCCTCCACCCCCTTCAGCTGTCAGCCGGGGATCCCCCTGGAGGGACTCAGACCCGGAATCCCTGAAGAAGGGGAGCTTCAGACCCTCCTCGAGGGAGAGCAGGGCTTCCTTACGAGAAGGGGCTCAGCCATGCCAGGTGCTGAAGGAAGACCCCGACTCTGGGGCCCAGGGCCAGAGCGGCAGCAGCATTCCCAACAACATTCGTCACAAGTTTGGGAGCAACGTGGTGGACCAGCTGGTCTCTGAAGAGCAG GCTCGAAAGGCCATTGGGGAAGCCTTGGAGGGCCAGAAGAGGGCAAGCTCATGGCCCAGCAGGATCCAGAGCCCCACGGAAATTACCTCCATCTTTTCAGACTACTATGATCTGGGCTACAACATGCGTTCAAACTTGTTTCAAG GGGCCCCACAGGAGACGAAGAGCCTCATGAAGGCTTCCTACACCCCCGAGGTGATTGAGAGATCGGTGAGGGACTTGGAGCACTGGCATGGCAGGAAGACGGATGATCTGG GACGGTGGCACCAGaaaaatgcaatgaacatgaacttgcaGAAAGCACtggatgagaaagaaaagagcaaaaacaAGAACTCAAAGTAG